A single Sporichthyaceae bacterium DNA region contains:
- a CDS encoding ABC transporter substrate-binding protein, whose protein sequence is MHPRVRVIAGLACLSLLAACGTRMSHDAVLAGVDGQTVHLAQDSIDELKSAAAPPAPAPVAGTPQVAAPAAPGSTSTVVVGPARKNAPAPAAANTKKTAAGQAAAAPGESCDHPLDPVNIGQVGTFSGVAGAITGPARSALAVWVRDLNTRGGLACHPVQVFAADDGGDPGRAASEEHDMVHQHHVVAFVGTLLPLSIAGFRPAVEADKVPVIGGSAVTDDFYASPWFFPDSASIDDQAIGLIRNGVDRGMKRLGLLYCVEAAPCTVLAKKGKQFAAAGGAQLVYDAPVSITQPDFTAQCANARNAKVDLLGAAMDGASITRLVRSCQAIGFRPLIATGGGLLSPAQSADTVLRSFGVVTVSGEAPWLLNDTPGLKAYRAALATYSPETPPDGASVMAWTAGELLRAAIEHVAAEARSGPITTTLVLKGLGMIKHETLGGLAAPITFTPNQSHAVSGGCLFFEQLSTGGWSAPGGSKPTCVR, encoded by the coding sequence GTGCACCCACGCGTCCGGGTCATCGCCGGCCTCGCCTGTCTGAGCCTGCTCGCCGCGTGCGGGACCCGGATGAGCCACGACGCGGTGCTCGCCGGCGTGGACGGGCAGACCGTGCACCTGGCACAGGACTCGATCGACGAACTCAAGTCAGCCGCCGCCCCGCCAGCGCCCGCGCCGGTGGCGGGGACCCCACAGGTCGCCGCGCCGGCCGCACCCGGATCGACGTCCACCGTCGTGGTCGGCCCCGCCCGCAAGAACGCGCCGGCGCCGGCCGCGGCGAACACCAAGAAGACCGCCGCCGGCCAAGCGGCGGCGGCACCGGGCGAATCCTGCGATCACCCGCTGGACCCGGTGAACATCGGCCAGGTCGGCACGTTCTCCGGGGTCGCCGGGGCCATCACCGGTCCCGCCCGCTCGGCGCTCGCGGTCTGGGTCCGTGACCTCAACACCCGCGGCGGGTTGGCCTGCCACCCGGTGCAGGTGTTCGCCGCCGACGACGGCGGGGATCCGGGTCGGGCGGCGTCGGAGGAGCACGACATGGTGCACCAGCATCACGTCGTGGCCTTCGTCGGCACGCTGCTGCCGTTGTCCATCGCCGGGTTCCGGCCCGCGGTGGAGGCCGACAAGGTCCCGGTGATCGGCGGGTCCGCGGTCACCGACGACTTCTACGCCAGCCCCTGGTTCTTCCCGGACAGTGCGTCGATCGACGACCAGGCGATCGGCCTGATCCGCAACGGCGTGGACCGCGGCATGAAGCGGCTCGGGTTGCTGTACTGCGTGGAGGCGGCGCCGTGCACCGTCCTGGCGAAGAAGGGCAAGCAGTTCGCCGCGGCCGGTGGCGCACAGCTGGTCTACGACGCACCGGTGTCCATCACCCAACCCGACTTCACCGCGCAGTGTGCGAACGCCCGCAACGCGAAGGTGGACCTGCTCGGTGCGGCGATGGACGGGGCGTCGATCACCCGGCTGGTGCGGTCCTGCCAGGCCATCGGTTTCCGGCCGTTGATCGCCACCGGCGGCGGCCTGCTCAGTCCGGCGCAGTCGGCGGACACGGTGCTGCGCTCTTTCGGGGTGGTGACGGTGTCCGGTGAGGCCCCGTGGCTCCTCAACGACACCCCCGGGCTCAAGGCCTACCGGGCCGCGCTGGCCACATACTCCCCCGAGACCCCACCTGACGGTGCCTCAGTCATGGCGTGGACCGCCGGTGAGCTGCTACGCGCCGCGATCGAGCACGTCGCCGCCGAGGCGCGTTCCGGCCCCATCACCACCACACTGGTGCTCAAGGGCCTCGGCATGATCAAGCACGAGACCCTCGGTGGCCTGGCCGCGCCGATCACCTTCACCCCGAACCAGTCCCATGCGGTCAGCGGCGGCTGCTTGTTCTTCGAACAGCTCAGCACCGGCGGTTGGTCGGCACCCGGCGGCAGCAAGCCCACCTGCGTGCGCTGA
- a CDS encoding aromatic ring-hydroxylating dioxygenase subunit alpha has protein sequence MTAVAAPPSCYLDDVQVIERLLAHSAAGTTDEGPRTGRVPIEHYVEPDRLGREIALLRRRPVPFCPSVSLPQPGSYHARDAAGVPIVAVRDNDGRVRAYRNSCRHRGTPVVEGSGCARALVCPFHGWVYALNGSLSHIPHADGFPGLDPATRGLIPVACQERAGVIWVNQDADDFESVATLPGLIPNQILVEHVSMTVACNWKVLAEGFLEGYHIRATHPTTFLPFGYDNLTVLEQSGPHNRITFPFRRIETLRERPRDSWSIDGMITQLDHVFPNAVIVRLTSHTAVIAIEPIDVGHGRLEIYKLATAAPDGSVPESAHRDIAFVEAGLREDRAMAEGVQHGLTGRSDDVVFARYESALTHLHEELAAALR, from the coding sequence GTGACCGCCGTCGCCGCCCCACCGTCCTGCTACCTGGACGATGTCCAGGTCATCGAACGGCTGCTGGCGCACAGCGCGGCCGGCACCACCGACGAAGGCCCACGGACCGGTCGGGTTCCCATCGAGCACTACGTGGAACCCGACCGGCTCGGCCGTGAGATCGCCCTGTTGCGCCGCCGGCCGGTCCCGTTCTGCCCCTCGGTGTCGCTCCCCCAGCCCGGCAGTTACCACGCCCGCGACGCGGCCGGCGTGCCGATCGTCGCGGTCCGCGACAACGACGGCCGGGTGCGCGCCTACCGCAACTCCTGCCGACACCGCGGCACCCCGGTGGTCGAGGGCTCCGGCTGCGCGCGGGCGCTGGTCTGCCCGTTCCACGGCTGGGTCTACGCGCTCAACGGATCGCTGTCGCACATCCCGCACGCCGACGGCTTTCCCGGCCTGGATCCCGCCACCCGCGGGTTGATCCCCGTCGCCTGTCAGGAGCGCGCGGGGGTGATCTGGGTGAACCAGGACGCCGACGACTTCGAATCGGTGGCCACCCTGCCCGGTCTGATCCCCAATCAGATTCTCGTCGAGCACGTGTCGATGACCGTGGCCTGCAACTGGAAGGTGCTCGCCGAGGGCTTCCTGGAGGGCTACCACATCCGGGCCACCCACCCCACCACGTTCCTGCCGTTCGGCTACGACAACCTCACCGTGCTGGAGCAGAGCGGACCGCACAACCGCATCACGTTCCCGTTCCGCCGGATCGAGACGTTGCGCGAGCGCCCGCGGGACAGCTGGAGCATCGACGGCATGATCACCCAACTGGACCACGTGTTCCCCAACGCGGTGATCGTCCGGCTCACCTCGCACACCGCGGTGATCGCGATCGAGCCGATCGACGTCGGGCACGGCCGGCTGGAGATCTACAAGCTGGCCACCGCGGCGCCGGACGGCTCCGTGCCGGAGTCCGCGCACCGGGACATCGCGTTCGTGGAGGCCGGCCTGCGCGAGGACCGGGCCATGGCCGAGGGCGTCCAGCACGGCCTGACCGGGCGCAGCGACGACGTGGTGTTCGCCCGCTACGAGAGCGCGCTGACCCACCTGCACGAGGAACTGGCCGCGGCACTGCGCTGA
- a CDS encoding PadR family transcriptional regulator, with protein sequence MHEHHHRHHRHEEFQPGRQRWEGPGAGPEREPRPGRRGHHHRGGPRGRAQRGDVRAAVLILLGEEPMHGYQLMQAIAERTNGAWKVSPGAIYPTLALLEDEGLVSTESAGGRKLATLTESGRALLADPDTAPTDPFEAMTESGRVSGREIFEALAMASRTIARTGSKAQIEAARAVLERARRELYLILADGPADEPQS encoded by the coding sequence ATGCACGAGCACCACCACCGGCACCACCGGCACGAGGAGTTTCAGCCCGGACGCCAGCGTTGGGAGGGTCCCGGCGCGGGCCCGGAACGTGAGCCGCGCCCCGGTCGCCGGGGACATCACCACCGCGGCGGGCCACGCGGCCGCGCGCAGCGCGGGGACGTCCGCGCCGCGGTCCTGATCCTGCTCGGCGAGGAGCCGATGCACGGATACCAGCTGATGCAGGCGATCGCCGAGCGCACCAACGGGGCGTGGAAGGTCAGCCCCGGCGCGATCTACCCCACCCTGGCCCTGCTCGAGGACGAGGGCCTGGTCAGCACCGAGAGCGCGGGCGGTCGCAAGCTCGCCACGCTCACCGAGTCCGGCCGCGCCCTGCTGGCCGACCCGGACACCGCACCCACCGACCCGTTCGAGGCGATGACCGAATCAGGTCGGGTCTCCGGCCGGGAGATCTTCGAGGCGCTGGCCATGGCCAGCCGCACCATCGCGCGCACCGGCAGCAAGGCCCAGATCGAGGCCGCCCGCGCCGTGCTGGAACGCGCCCGCCGCGAGCTCTACCTGATCCTCGCCGACGGCCCCGCGGACGAGCCGCAAAGCTAG